The stretch of DNA GATGGCATTTTATCTCCTGTTTTTAAAACTTCCTGCTCAATAAGCCGTTGAATATTGAAAGCAATTTTTTCAAAAAGCGTTTCTTTGACGAGTAACACGTTTTCTTGCATGACACCAAACTGATATGGTCAAAAATACAAAAACTGAATCTGTTTTGTTTTTAATTTTTTCTTGACTTTTGTAATGAAGGAAACAGAATATCTAAATGCAGAATAATAATACCAAAGCCTATATCGCCCTTGCCATTATTTGTGTAACATGGGGAACCACCTTTTTAGCAACTCGAGTGGGCATTCAATCGATACCACCGATTTTGTTTGGAGCTATTCGCCAAACAACTGCTGCAGCGTTCTTCTTTACGGTGTTCTTTTTCAAGGATGGAAGATTACCTGCCTGGAAAGACATGCGAATGCAGGTGTTGGCGGGGATGTTAATGATTGCTTTGGGAAATGGTGTTGTTGCCTGGGGGGTTAAATATGTTAGCAGTGGATTAGCCACCATTATTTGTTCGATGATGCCGATCTGGGTTATTATTATTAATCTTTTTACCAATGGCAGTGAAAAGTTGAACTGGAAAATCGGATTAGGCACGCTACTGGGATTTGTTGGTTTGGCATTAATCTTCAGTGATCATCTTGCCGACTTTGAAAACCGCGACTATCTGTTTGGTATTATTGTAATTGTTTTTGCAAGTATTTCATGGACAGTAGGAACAATGATTGCGAAAAAGAACTATAGTGAGAAGGTAAGTCCTTTTTTATCGTCGGGTATTCAGACATTAACAGGTGGCCTTATGCTGTTTCTGGTTAGTCCTTTCCTTGATGATTATAGCTATTTAAGGTTTGACCAAAGCGGCTTGTTGGCTTTAGCGTACCTGGTTATTTTGGGTTCGGCTGTTT from Solitalea canadensis DSM 3403 encodes:
- a CDS encoding DMT family transporter, which gives rise to MQNNNTKAYIALAIICVTWGTTFLATRVGIQSIPPILFGAIRQTTAAAFFFTVFFFKDGRLPAWKDMRMQVLAGMLMIALGNGVVAWGVKYVSSGLATIICSMMPIWVIIINLFTNGSEKLNWKIGLGTLLGFVGLALIFSDHLADFENRDYLFGIIVIVFASISWTVGTMIAKKNYSEKVSPFLSSGIQTLTGGLMLFLVSPFLDDYSYLRFDQSGLLALAYLVILGSAVSYTCYSYALSKLPTSVVAMYAYINPVIAVIMGWLILDEKLNSIIGVSAAIILSGLYLVNQGFKTQKVTA